A region from the Fusarium musae strain F31 chromosome 1, whole genome shotgun sequence genome encodes:
- a CDS encoding hypothetical protein (EggNog:ENOG41): MGIKPQFFLVRPGAEQITPNGQVLSQPATAVPLIPADLLPEWIEVVGAPRSLSLDETRDMGNLGVIHAELDTYKLRFAPITRDGSSTSGESDTSEERATEFRSGPCPVGASSHNYYEKPKPTTTTTQLDSQKSPLKPAKGLSSSRHNPSNQQQPVHLRPTSFKETRQIPTNTTAPSSQLPLPCRHWCHHGVCKWGRDCHYEHVMPTTAEGLGEVGLTGHPDWWLQAQGLVPMPPQALRAADASHGRRTARKMGNILRRKQRARILAKRRDMHSANLEEESEAEDEYEDEEDFEEEVVKPEPKRGGEEGILIDLD; this comes from the coding sequence ATGGGAATCAAACCCCAGTTCTTTCTGGTCAGACCAGGGGCAGAGCAAATCACGCCCAACGGCCAAGTTCTTTCTCAGCCTGCAACTGCTGTACcccttattccggcagaccTTCTGCCGGAGTGGATCGAAGTCGTCGGCGCCCCTCGAAGTTTGTCCCTAGATGAGACTAGAGACATGGGAAATTTGGGGGTTATTCATGCTGAGCTGGATACTTACAAGCTTCGATTCGCTCCCATTACTAGGGATGGATCTTCGACTAGTGGTGAATCGGACACTTCAGAGGAGCGGGCCACTGAGTTCCGGTCTGGTCCTTGCCCAGTGGGTGCATCATCTCACAACTACTATGAGAAACCAAAACCAACTACAACTACAACTCAGCTTGATTCTCAGAAGTCTCCGCTAAAGCCAGCAAAAGGCCTCTCATCTAGCCGCCACAATCCCTCCAACCAACAGCAGCCAGTCCATCTCAGGCCAACTTCCTTCAAAGAGACACGACAAATTCCAACCAACACTACGGCGCCATCATCTCAACTGCCTCTACCCTGTCGACACTGGTGTCACCACGGCGTCTGCAAATGGGGCCGAGACTGTCACTATGAACATGTAATGCCCACAACTGCAGAAGGCCTCGGAGAAGTTGGCCTAACTGGTCACCCTGATTGGTGGCTTCAAGCACAGGGATTGGTGCCTATGCCCCCCCAAGCCCTTCGTGCAGCGGATGCTTCGCATGGTCGACGAACAGCGAGGAAGATGGGGAATATCCTCCGAAGAAAGCAACGAGCCCGAATTCTTGCTAAGCGTCGAGATATGCACTCCGCAAACCTTGAAGAGGAATCcgaagctgaggatgagtatgaagatgaagaagacttcGAGGAGGAAGTGGTTAAACCTGAGCCAaagagaggaggagaggagggaatATTGATTGACCTTGATTAA